Proteins co-encoded in one Archangium lipolyticum genomic window:
- a CDS encoding serine/threonine-protein kinase, translated as MEEKTVVHDPSPVESAARVVPASGPEEDEAWAPTALKDGLVGQRIGEYVVRRRIGSGGMGVVYEGEHPVIGRKVAIKIIRPDSSEGVRSRELVGEARAASAIRHRGIIDIFGFGTLPGIGQYLVMEYLNGRPLDEVILDRAPMPPAEVIRLMIEVLGALSAAHAEGVIHRDLKPGNIFVVLESNGSEYVKVLDFGLAKQGAAPNSATPQTRASMIVGTPEYMAPEQACGQPVSPRTDLYAVGIIMFEMLTGRLPFRGDSPMQVAIMQVQAQPPAPSSFVDGLPAELDALILRMLAKDADQRPLSADAVARELKGIARMLAVDMTQLSGFARTVPESAPTPQPNPTARPQVRPPVVGAAPQRAGAGARPAATVAAPETAARPVLSAPSSEVVARISARPQAARPQASRPQAARPAPRPPPTTETIVRETRPEVQAPDTHALALPRRSLGTKVVAGLGVAAVLIGAGVGVVYHREGGATVPSATPAPVIDPPRAMARPPEARMQPAPPAQVEAPTPQRTGPEESEEKNVTSDGARRSAVVAKTGGLQIVSECWAKVFVNGEFKGEVPRSTPIILSVGDHKLELRESPAIENPRAEISINPGKNKYVARCRPSEG; from the coding sequence GTGGAAGAGAAGACGGTGGTTCACGACCCATCTCCAGTGGAATCCGCGGCACGGGTGGTGCCCGCCTCGGGCCCGGAGGAAGACGAGGCGTGGGCGCCCACGGCCCTCAAGGACGGGCTGGTGGGGCAGCGCATCGGTGAGTACGTGGTGCGCCGGCGCATCGGCAGTGGCGGCATGGGCGTCGTCTACGAGGGCGAGCACCCGGTCATCGGCCGCAAGGTCGCGATCAAGATCATCCGCCCGGACTCCTCGGAGGGCGTGCGCTCGCGCGAGCTGGTGGGCGAGGCCCGCGCGGCGAGCGCCATCCGTCACCGGGGCATCATCGACATCTTCGGCTTCGGAACCCTGCCGGGCATCGGCCAGTACCTGGTGATGGAGTACCTCAACGGCCGGCCACTCGACGAGGTCATCCTGGACCGGGCGCCGATGCCGCCCGCCGAGGTCATCCGGCTCATGATCGAGGTGCTGGGCGCGCTGTCGGCCGCGCACGCCGAGGGCGTCATCCACCGCGACCTCAAGCCGGGCAACATCTTCGTCGTGCTGGAGTCGAACGGCTCCGAGTACGTGAAGGTGCTCGACTTCGGGCTCGCCAAGCAGGGGGCGGCGCCCAACAGCGCCACGCCGCAGACGCGCGCGAGCATGATCGTCGGTACCCCCGAGTACATGGCCCCGGAGCAGGCCTGTGGCCAGCCGGTGAGCCCGCGCACCGACCTGTACGCGGTGGGCATCATCATGTTCGAGATGCTCACCGGGCGGCTGCCCTTCCGGGGGGACTCGCCCATGCAGGTGGCCATCATGCAGGTGCAGGCGCAGCCGCCCGCGCCGTCGTCCTTCGTGGACGGGCTGCCGGCGGAGCTCGATGCCCTCATCCTCCGGATGCTGGCGAAGGATGCCGACCAGCGGCCCCTCTCGGCCGATGCGGTAGCGCGCGAGCTGAAGGGCATCGCCAGGATGCTGGCCGTGGACATGACCCAGCTGTCCGGGTTCGCCCGGACCGTGCCGGAGTCCGCGCCCACTCCTCAGCCCAACCCCACCGCGCGTCCGCAGGTCCGGCCACCGGTGGTCGGGGCGGCTCCCCAGCGGGCCGGGGCAGGAGCACGTCCGGCGGCCACGGTGGCCGCTCCGGAGACGGCCGCGCGTCCGGTGCTCTCGGCTCCCTCGTCCGAGGTGGTGGCCCGGATCAGTGCCCGGCCACAAGCCGCGCGCCCGCAGGCATCCCGCCCACAGGCCGCGCGCCCGGCTCCTCGTCCTCCTCCCACCACCGAGACGATCGTGAGGGAGACGCGTCCCGAGGTGCAGGCTCCCGATACCCATGCGCTCGCGCTCCCGCGGCGCTCGTTGGGCACGAAGGTGGTGGCGGGCCTGGGCGTGGCGGCGGTTCTCATCGGCGCGGGTGTGGGAGTGGTGTACCACCGTGAGGGTGGCGCGACCGTTCCATCCGCGACTCCCGCGCCGGTCATCGACCCACCCCGGGCCATGGCCAGGCCGCCTGAAGCCAGGATGCAGCCCGCTCCCCCGGCTCAGGTCGAGGCGCCGACGCCGCAAAGGACAGGTCCGGAAGAATCAGAAGAGAAGAATGTGACTTCCGACGGGGCGCGACGTTCCGCCGTCGTGGCGAAGACCGGGGGCCTGCAGATCGTGTCGGAATGCTGGGCCAAGGTGTTCGTGAACGGCGAGTTCAAGGGGGAAGTGCCCAGGTCGACCCCCATCATCCTGTCCGTCGGCGATCACAAGCTCGAGCTACGTGAGAGCCCCGCGATCGAGAATCCCCGGGCGGAGATCTCCATCAATCCGGGGAAGAACAAGTACGTGGCCCGCTGTCGTCCATCCGAAGGCTGA
- a CDS encoding PTS sugar transporter subunit IIA, whose product MRISEFLSPEAVIADLHARDKQEVLRELSAALARAHPHLKEERLVEVLREREKLGSTGIGEGVAIPHGKLPGLSQLVAAFGVSRQGVDFEAIDGKPTHLFFSLVAPENSAGVHLKALARISRLFKNPRFRAAILEAPTAADIHALIVQEDARP is encoded by the coding sequence TTGCGAATCTCCGAGTTCCTCAGCCCAGAAGCCGTCATCGCGGACCTCCACGCTCGAGACAAGCAGGAGGTGTTGCGCGAGCTGAGTGCCGCGCTGGCCCGGGCCCATCCCCATTTGAAGGAGGAGCGCCTGGTGGAGGTGCTGCGCGAGCGCGAGAAGCTGGGCTCCACCGGCATCGGCGAGGGCGTGGCCATCCCCCACGGGAAGCTGCCCGGGCTCTCTCAGCTGGTGGCCGCCTTCGGCGTGTCGCGCCAGGGCGTGGACTTCGAGGCCATCGACGGCAAGCCCACGCACCTCTTCTTCTCCCTGGTGGCTCCGGAGAACAGCGCGGGCGTGCACCTCAAGGCCCTGGCACGCATCTCGCGACTGTTCAAGAATCCGCGTTTCCGCGCCGCCATCCTCGAGGCCCCCACCGCGGCGGACATCCACGCACTCATCGTGCAGGAAGACGCCCGGCCCTGA
- a CDS encoding DUF2378 family protein yields MSTSSEASRQGGAPSDWAWELKQRAELATPRDTARGLFFTSMLESVRTLGNETALARCLEVLEGQQLVPFFNYPIPLLLRLTVTAAEELSVQYGGPEEALRAMGRKATRDFMSSAMGNAVRLLAGGDIKQMLVSMQTLYRMTASYGERRVEWVGPTRGRVIMRHCYMPVAYHEGVLQESMEYLGAKAVRVRGQRMAPLDSTFEFSWE; encoded by the coding sequence ATGAGCACGAGCAGCGAAGCCAGCAGGCAGGGTGGCGCGCCATCCGACTGGGCGTGGGAGCTGAAGCAGCGGGCGGAACTGGCCACCCCCCGGGACACCGCGCGCGGGCTGTTCTTCACCAGCATGCTGGAGTCGGTGCGGACCCTGGGGAACGAGACCGCGCTGGCACGCTGTCTGGAGGTGCTCGAGGGGCAGCAGTTGGTGCCCTTCTTCAACTACCCCATCCCCCTGCTGCTGCGGCTGACCGTGACGGCGGCGGAGGAGCTGAGCGTCCAGTACGGCGGCCCCGAGGAGGCGCTCCGGGCCATGGGACGCAAGGCCACGAGGGACTTCATGTCATCCGCGATGGGCAACGCCGTGCGCCTGCTGGCCGGCGGGGACATCAAGCAGATGCTGGTCAGCATGCAGACGCTCTACCGGATGACGGCCAGCTACGGAGAGCGCCGGGTGGAGTGGGTGGGGCCCACCCGGGGCCGCGTCATCATGCGCCACTGCTACATGCCCGTCGCGTACCACGAGGGCGTGCTACAGGAGAGCATGGAATACCTCGGCGCCAAGGCCGTGAGGGTGCGCGGCCAGAGGATGGCGCCGCTCGACAGCACCTTCGAATTCTCCTGGGAGTGA
- a CDS encoding tetratricopeptide repeat protein — protein MSFRSFVLLLLLVPMAAWADIRGLDLYARGEFEKALPVFREEMANSRRTEKERARARIYLAASMFALGMQVDATSQLEELVRLHPEQRVDPNRFPPAFVKLAAKARKTVEAEQLAQAQAKEAEEKRLAEEAERRGRVAEVPRSQQEPAGEVQAPVEPMATSSFRLRPEVTGYVDMLGQGSRGFAVGATAGYGALEASVRLLPGPESHWGVGVEVGVLFGKGMLQPRLALRGTGVMGVGVGGGGAVGVRLTPVPLFTLMADVGVEGFKVSDASLYRGVVLVASAGVGFNLF, from the coding sequence ATGTCCTTCCGTTCCTTCGTCCTTCTGCTCCTGCTCGTTCCCATGGCCGCATGGGCGGACATCCGGGGGCTCGATCTCTACGCACGGGGTGAGTTCGAAAAGGCGCTCCCCGTGTTCCGGGAGGAGATGGCGAACTCCCGCCGCACCGAGAAGGAGCGGGCGCGGGCGCGCATCTATCTCGCCGCTTCGATGTTCGCGCTCGGGATGCAGGTCGATGCCACCTCGCAGCTCGAGGAGCTCGTGCGACTTCACCCCGAGCAGCGGGTGGATCCGAACCGCTTCCCGCCGGCTTTCGTGAAGCTGGCGGCCAAGGCGCGGAAGACGGTGGAGGCCGAGCAACTGGCCCAGGCCCAGGCGAAGGAGGCCGAGGAGAAGCGGCTCGCCGAGGAGGCCGAGCGGCGCGGGCGTGTGGCCGAGGTGCCGCGCTCCCAGCAGGAGCCGGCGGGGGAGGTGCAAGCGCCCGTGGAGCCGATGGCCACCTCGTCATTCCGGTTGCGTCCGGAGGTCACCGGCTACGTCGACATGTTGGGCCAGGGCTCCCGGGGCTTCGCCGTGGGAGCCACCGCGGGCTACGGGGCACTGGAGGCCAGTGTGCGGCTGCTGCCCGGTCCCGAGAGTCACTGGGGCGTGGGCGTGGAGGTGGGTGTCCTCTTCGGAAAGGGCATGCTCCAGCCGCGCCTGGCCCTGAGGGGGACGGGCGTCATGGGTGTTGGCGTCGGTGGCGGAGGCGCGGTGGGCGTGCGGCTGACGCCCGTGCCCCTGTTCACCTTGATGGCCGACGTGGGAGTGGAGGGCTTCAAGGTGAGCGACGCGTCGCTCTACCGGGGGGTCGTGCTGGTGGCCTCGGCCGGCGTGGGCTTCAACCTGTTCTGA
- a CDS encoding fibronectin type III domain-containing protein, with product MSALMSRGALVAAALVALALAALPAPALGQCPSWKPVVTWNTYLGGGTLPGGGTSTTRTTDKLQGLAVNDKGEVFVTGQTNSVGFPSGTELPATSSAQDAFVARFSADGTRLEWVRVFGGVKDEAGMRVALGNSGEVYVVGTTRSSELLTASGAAKTVLTHQGDADGKDAFLAQLSATGELNWFMFLGGSGEDEGLGLAVSPDNKVYVIGRTTSDLTGLGTRYGVRGDGFDAFVIQVDVSNSTSPRPVWTRLLGSQDDFFGFEADDAAYSVVATADAILVGGIAGSIMLGVSDTVVREKFHRGDDDGFVAKLNPTDSSVVWLTNVGYGNGSTEVHDVLVRSDGGLVTVGATTSTGFITPTSEDDSDLFVLRLDSEGRDAGVKRRFIGRGDDGVGHATLDMRDNLFIVGLVGSAGLALNGFDNAFEPSTDGFVMMLDGALNTRWASYVGGSASSPEWVTALAIDSRGQLTLGGFSSASTSFFSTNAGYERSPRGGDDAFVLRVVMDTTEPVTGSVEAGVTPRGRITATWNGFSDPETSIARYEWAIRTAGGVVRDFQPVDGTTATASELLPQVGTPYFVTVRATNGAGCSAEKSSPEVVLTSPPDSEPDEGPDGTPSGSPLQSPLGWGCGSTGTGGGAEGALALMALTLLVVRRARLLA from the coding sequence GTGTCCGCTCTCATGTCTCGTGGCGCCCTCGTGGCCGCCGCTCTCGTTGCGCTCGCGCTCGCCGCGCTGCCGGCCCCGGCTCTCGGGCAGTGCCCGTCCTGGAAGCCCGTCGTCACCTGGAACACCTACCTGGGTGGCGGAACCCTGCCTGGCGGCGGCACCAGCACGACCCGCACCACCGACAAGCTGCAAGGCCTCGCGGTGAACGACAAGGGCGAGGTCTTCGTGACGGGCCAGACGAACTCCGTCGGCTTTCCCTCCGGCACGGAGCTGCCCGCGACCAGCTCGGCCCAGGACGCCTTCGTCGCCAGGTTCAGCGCGGACGGCACGCGCCTGGAGTGGGTGCGGGTGTTCGGCGGCGTCAAGGACGAGGCGGGAATGAGGGTGGCGCTCGGCAACTCCGGCGAGGTGTATGTCGTGGGGACGACCCGATCGTCCGAGCTCCTGACCGCCTCGGGTGCCGCGAAGACCGTGCTGACGCATCAGGGCGATGCGGATGGCAAGGACGCCTTCCTCGCGCAGCTGTCCGCGACCGGCGAGCTGAACTGGTTCATGTTCCTGGGGGGCAGCGGGGAGGACGAGGGCCTGGGGCTCGCCGTGAGCCCGGACAACAAGGTGTACGTCATCGGGCGCACCACGTCGGACCTGACGGGCCTGGGGACGCGATATGGCGTGCGCGGAGACGGCTTCGATGCGTTCGTCATCCAGGTGGACGTCTCCAATTCCACTTCGCCGAGGCCCGTGTGGACCCGGCTCCTGGGCTCGCAGGACGATTTCTTCGGCTTCGAGGCGGATGACGCGGCCTATTCCGTGGTGGCCACGGCGGACGCGATCCTCGTGGGAGGAATCGCCGGGTCCATCATGCTGGGCGTGTCCGATACGGTGGTCCGTGAGAAGTTCCACAGGGGGGACGACGACGGCTTCGTCGCGAAGCTGAACCCCACCGACTCCTCCGTCGTGTGGCTCACCAACGTGGGATACGGCAACGGATCGACCGAGGTTCACGACGTCCTGGTGCGATCCGATGGAGGGCTCGTCACGGTGGGCGCCACGACATCCACCGGGTTCATCACGCCGACTTCGGAGGACGACAGTGACCTCTTCGTGTTGCGTCTGGACTCGGAGGGCAGGGACGCTGGCGTGAAGCGGCGGTTCATCGGACGCGGCGACGATGGGGTGGGCCACGCCACGCTCGACATGCGAGACAACCTCTTCATTGTCGGGCTGGTGGGCTCGGCGGGGCTCGCCCTCAACGGCTTCGACAACGCCTTCGAGCCCTCCACCGATGGCTTCGTGATGATGCTGGATGGAGCGTTGAACACCCGTTGGGCCTCCTATGTGGGAGGGAGCGCCTCCAGTCCCGAATGGGTCACGGCACTGGCCATCGATTCGCGGGGGCAGCTCACCCTGGGAGGGTTCTCCTCCGCGTCCACGAGCTTCTTCTCCACGAACGCCGGTTACGAGCGTTCACCCCGTGGAGGGGATGACGCGTTCGTCCTGCGCGTGGTGATGGACACCACCGAGCCGGTGACGGGCTCCGTGGAGGCCGGAGTCACTCCGCGAGGCCGCATCACCGCGACGTGGAATGGCTTCTCGGATCCGGAGACCTCCATCGCCCGTTACGAGTGGGCCATCCGCACCGCGGGCGGCGTGGTGCGCGACTTCCAGCCCGTGGACGGCACGACCGCGACCGCCAGTGAGCTCCTGCCCCAGGTGGGGACGCCCTACTTCGTCACGGTGCGCGCGACCAATGGCGCGGGTTGCAGCGCGGAGAAGAGCTCGCCGGAGGTCGTCCTGACGTCGCCACCCGACTCCGAGCCGGACGAGGGGCCGGATGGGACTCCCTCCGGCTCGCCGCTCCAGTCTCCGCTGGGGTGGGGTTGTGGCAGTACGGGGACGGGTGGCGGGGCCGAGGGGGCGTTGGCGCTGATGGCCCTGACGCTGCTGGTGGTGCGCCGCGCACGTCTTCTGGCTTGA
- a CDS encoding DUF1501 domain-containing protein translates to MSLRNNGRLSRREILKALSMCAAGSATLGPLLTGCRDVLNTPAALEQLGGVRQARLDGKPRFLIVVGAVGGASIIDSMLAVRAAEAGANAAKLNTFADSQVQLVEGSPFRAVKVDSPQLGNIPVPVKTDQLPFVKKYKDSMLVATSVGTSVNHVIAQKRSLTGNNAWRGRTLQECVALQYGAGFPIPNVNMGNSGFSERGTDNTLPAHCYGEVVANPSLWPLGLDGVKGIKDLPSREVVALTRSVRNSLDAQSVFGKTFDDAAALKLWNEQRTTGQSALEVQDLINRLNVLPDDPKTPLSEYGLSSSPDAEKLRAVFPNYMSDPVEGQAALAFLLLKNRVSVTVTLGPSFNMAVTPSYQVTNPPLAFDFSHNDHRSIQAFMWSRLMDTIDKLIGLLKSEPFDSSGESLWDRSLIYMATEFGRTRTREGATENFGTGHDLNNGFMILSPMVRGNTVLGGVDPSTTLTYGFDPRTGAPERGKTESNEPDIFSGILTAMGVDTSGSGLPDASAFART, encoded by the coding sequence ATGTCACTGCGTAACAATGGACGGCTCTCGCGCCGGGAAATCCTGAAGGCCTTGTCGATGTGCGCGGCGGGCTCCGCGACCCTGGGGCCGCTGCTGACGGGCTGCCGGGATGTGCTCAATACGCCAGCGGCACTCGAGCAACTCGGGGGTGTGCGCCAGGCGCGCCTGGATGGCAAACCCCGTTTCCTCATCGTGGTGGGCGCCGTGGGAGGCGCTTCCATCATCGACAGCATGCTGGCGGTACGGGCCGCGGAGGCGGGCGCCAACGCGGCGAAGCTCAACACCTTCGCCGACTCGCAGGTGCAACTGGTGGAGGGCTCTCCGTTCCGTGCCGTGAAGGTGGACAGCCCCCAGCTGGGCAACATTCCCGTGCCGGTGAAGACGGACCAGCTGCCCTTCGTGAAGAAGTACAAGGACTCCATGCTGGTGGCCACCTCGGTGGGCACGTCGGTCAACCATGTCATCGCGCAGAAGCGGAGCCTGACCGGAAACAACGCCTGGCGTGGCCGCACGTTGCAGGAGTGTGTGGCCCTCCAGTACGGCGCGGGCTTCCCCATTCCCAACGTGAACATGGGCAACTCGGGCTTCTCCGAGCGCGGCACCGACAACACCCTGCCCGCGCACTGCTACGGGGAGGTGGTGGCCAACCCCTCGCTCTGGCCCCTGGGTCTCGATGGGGTGAAGGGCATCAAGGACCTGCCTTCCCGCGAGGTGGTGGCCCTGACGCGGAGCGTGCGCAACTCACTCGATGCCCAGTCGGTCTTCGGGAAGACCTTCGACGACGCGGCGGCACTCAAGCTGTGGAATGAGCAGCGCACCACGGGACAGTCCGCGCTGGAGGTCCAGGATCTGATCAACCGCCTCAACGTGCTGCCTGACGATCCGAAGACGCCGCTCTCGGAGTACGGCCTGTCGAGCTCCCCCGATGCGGAGAAGCTGCGGGCGGTCTTCCCGAACTACATGAGCGACCCCGTGGAGGGGCAGGCGGCGCTGGCGTTCCTGCTGCTCAAGAACCGGGTGTCGGTGACGGTGACGCTGGGGCCGTCGTTCAACATGGCGGTGACTCCCTCGTATCAGGTCACCAACCCGCCGCTGGCCTTCGACTTCAGCCACAATGATCATCGCTCCATCCAGGCGTTCATGTGGTCGCGCCTGATGGACACGATCGACAAGCTCATCGGGTTGCTCAAGTCGGAGCCCTTCGACTCGAGCGGCGAGAGCCTGTGGGACCGGTCGTTGATCTACATGGCGACCGAGTTCGGACGCACGCGCACGCGGGAGGGTGCCACGGAGAACTTCGGTACCGGACATGACCTCAACAACGGTTTCATGATCCTCTCGCCGATGGTCCGGGGCAACACGGTGCTGGGAGGGGTGGATCCGAGCACCACGCTGACCTACGGCTTCGACCCGCGCACCGGCGCACCCGAGCGCGGCAAGACGGAGTCGAACGAGCCGGACATCTTCTCGGGCATCCTCACGGCGATGGGGGTCGACACCTCTGGCAGCGGACTGCCCGACGCGAGCGCCTTCGCGCGCACCTGA
- the dtd gene encoding D-aminoacyl-tRNA deacylase: protein MKAVVQRVLEASVTVNGERVSQIGPGLLVLLGVGKGDTEADVTWMAEKLATLRIFEDAAGKMNLSLEDTSRQLIVVSQFTLYGDARRGRRPSFTDAMEPAGAKALYERVCDTLRARGLTVGTGIFAADMKVALVNDGPVTLLLESPGAASAAPPTAGR, encoded by the coding sequence ATGAAGGCAGTGGTCCAGCGGGTCCTCGAGGCCTCCGTCACCGTCAACGGCGAGCGCGTCAGCCAGATAGGGCCGGGCCTGCTGGTGCTGCTCGGCGTGGGCAAGGGCGACACCGAGGCAGACGTGACGTGGATGGCGGAGAAGCTCGCCACCCTGCGCATCTTCGAGGATGCCGCGGGCAAGATGAACCTCTCGCTGGAGGACACCTCCCGGCAGCTCATCGTGGTGAGCCAGTTCACCCTCTATGGAGACGCGCGCCGGGGCCGGCGCCCCAGCTTCACCGACGCCATGGAGCCGGCCGGCGCCAAGGCCCTCTACGAGCGCGTCTGCGACACCCTGCGCGCCCGCGGCCTCACCGTGGGCACCGGCATCTTCGCCGCCGACATGAAGGTGGCGCTCGTCAACGACGGCCCCGTCACCCTCCTGCTGGAGAGCCCGGGGGCCGCCTCGGCCGCACCGCCTACGGCTGGACGTTGA
- a CDS encoding DUF7948 domain-containing protein: MFRRVLGVLAAAGACLVSWGAVSKTRPSTESQAPSRPASLPVPVFRPGIAPAPAGSAGHFVLQRREARALFTDKGLSLSLPSRTLRARELGWSVAGGRAVKPRAEKPREAKLHRLVGPSEAWEREVPTYGGLRYPGVLPGVDLWLEERAEGVEYGFRAERGADLRRVKLEYDGAREVRVVEAGRALEVDLGEGVLREEGLRCLQEAADGRPREVGCRFADARPVGQDRWEYAIQVDVEDPERPVVVDPLVLWDTYLWGTGLTNSLSDIEQNAAGDIFIVGTYGGSLGAPPDAGVIGAPGGGTDVLVARFSNDGGLVWATQLGGSGIDEGRALAVNESGEVFVAGSTTTELVQWNLPDGGIGTSGSLGGTGLDAKDGFLARLAPSGQRLDGFVRFGGSARDEVHNLRRVSETRAFVVGQTWSRDIPNIKSPSDAGYQGAEGFVSRIDLGAPQVDWTVLIQGAGDDAAYDAIHQDTVLYVVGSGESASAGGATAGTTDAFVVPIFSIGADSPSRKEIIRLGGGDGNDEARAVSLTPLEDVVMWGTTAATRFPNAGQVKGSSDLFAAVFGSALSASSGMSLKKTLLIGGSGSDQFSALATDVSGQTYVGGQTRSPDFPVTGGFDTSMEQGGVEGFVARVELDSQPPIAWGSFVGGNGVDNVLALRSDNRNESRLFIGGTTTSKDLSYSSGGYAPSTSGENMFLLSVDLNASPDGGTDGGTGGGEDGGTDAGTGGGEDGGGPDAGTGTQRSPLGWSCGSTEGRPGALALGTLVGFALLASRRRKSRV; the protein is encoded by the coding sequence ATGTTCCGTCGCGTGCTTGGGGTGCTGGCGGCCGCTGGTGCCTGTCTCGTGTCATGGGGAGCGGTGAGCAAGACCCGGCCTTCCACCGAGTCCCAGGCTCCCTCCAGACCGGCCTCCCTCCCGGTGCCCGTCTTCCGGCCGGGCATCGCTCCCGCGCCAGCGGGCTCCGCGGGGCACTTCGTGCTTCAGCGCCGCGAGGCCCGTGCCCTCTTCACCGACAAGGGCCTGTCGCTGAGCCTGCCCTCGCGCACCCTGCGGGCACGCGAGCTGGGCTGGAGTGTGGCCGGTGGCCGCGCGGTGAAGCCCCGGGCGGAGAAGCCGCGAGAGGCGAAGCTCCACCGGCTGGTGGGGCCGAGCGAGGCCTGGGAGCGGGAGGTGCCCACCTATGGAGGGCTGCGCTACCCGGGCGTGTTGCCTGGGGTGGACCTGTGGCTCGAGGAGCGCGCCGAGGGCGTGGAGTATGGCTTCCGGGCCGAGCGCGGCGCGGACCTGCGCCGGGTGAAGCTGGAGTACGACGGCGCGCGGGAGGTGCGCGTCGTGGAGGCGGGGCGCGCGCTGGAGGTGGACCTGGGCGAGGGCGTGCTGAGAGAGGAGGGCCTGCGGTGTCTACAGGAAGCGGCGGATGGCCGTCCTCGCGAGGTGGGTTGCCGCTTCGCGGACGCACGCCCGGTGGGACAGGATCGATGGGAGTACGCCATCCAGGTGGACGTGGAGGATCCGGAGCGCCCGGTGGTGGTGGACCCGCTCGTCCTCTGGGACACCTATCTCTGGGGCACGGGTCTCACCAATTCGCTCTCGGATATCGAGCAGAACGCGGCGGGAGACATCTTCATCGTCGGCACGTACGGCGGCTCCCTGGGGGCTCCACCGGATGCGGGGGTCATCGGTGCGCCCGGCGGCGGGACCGATGTGCTCGTCGCCAGGTTTAGCAACGACGGAGGGCTCGTCTGGGCGACGCAGCTCGGTGGCAGTGGAATCGACGAGGGCAGGGCGCTCGCGGTCAATGAGTCCGGCGAGGTGTTCGTCGCGGGCAGCACGACCACCGAGCTGGTCCAGTGGAACCTGCCCGATGGAGGGATCGGCACCAGTGGATCGCTGGGAGGAACGGGCCTCGATGCCAAGGATGGCTTCCTGGCCAGGCTCGCTCCCTCCGGGCAGCGGCTCGACGGGTTCGTCCGCTTCGGCGGGAGCGCCAGGGATGAGGTCCACAACCTGCGCCGGGTCTCGGAGACCCGGGCGTTCGTCGTCGGGCAGACCTGGTCGCGCGACATCCCGAACATCAAGTCTCCCTCGGATGCCGGCTATCAGGGGGCCGAGGGGTTCGTGTCCCGGATCGATCTCGGTGCGCCCCAGGTGGATTGGACCGTGCTCATCCAGGGCGCGGGGGATGACGCGGCGTACGACGCCATCCATCAGGACACCGTGCTCTACGTCGTGGGGAGCGGGGAGTCTGCCTCAGCGGGCGGTGCCACGGCTGGCACGACGGACGCCTTCGTCGTGCCCATCTTCTCCATCGGTGCCGACAGTCCCAGCCGCAAGGAGATCATCCGTCTGGGCGGCGGTGATGGGAACGACGAGGCGCGTGCGGTGAGCCTCACTCCCTTGGAGGATGTGGTGATGTGGGGAACCACGGCGGCCACCCGGTTCCCGAATGCCGGCCAGGTCAAGGGTTCCTCCGACCTCTTCGCGGCGGTCTTCGGGAGTGCCCTGTCCGCTTCCAGCGGTATGTCCTTGAAGAAGACCCTCCTCATCGGAGGGAGTGGGAGTGATCAATTCTCCGCCCTGGCGACGGATGTGTCCGGACAGACCTACGTGGGAGGCCAGACGCGATCGCCTGACTTTCCTGTGACAGGGGGATTCGATACCTCCATGGAGCAGGGCGGGGTGGAAGGCTTCGTGGCGAGGGTGGAGCTGGATTCGCAGCCTCCAATAGCCTGGGGCTCATTCGTCGGTGGGAACGGAGTGGACAACGTCCTCGCGCTGCGGAGTGACAATCGGAACGAGTCACGTCTGTTCATCGGCGGCACCACCACCTCGAAGGATTTGAGCTATTCCAGTGGTGGCTACGCCCCGAGCACGAGTGGCGAGAACATGTTCCTGCTGTCGGTGGACCTGAATGCCTCTCCAGACGGTGGGACGGATGGCGGAACCGGCGGCGGAGAGGATGGGGGGACGGACGCGGGAACGGGCGGCGGAGAGGATGGGGGTGGACCCGATGCGGGGACAGGAACGCAGCGCTCTCCGCTCGGCTGGTCCTGTGGTTCCACCGAGGGGAGGCCGGGAGCCCTCGCGCTCGGTACTCTCGTGGGGTTCGCGCTGCTGGCCTCGCGCCGGAGGAAGTCGCGCGTTTGA
- a CDS encoding TetR/AcrR family transcriptional regulator has product MDPRVQRSRAMLRDALLGLIRERGFDAISVQDITERAQLNRSTFYLHYRDKDELLTQVMRDMILELSRRSHALGDSPDRLHRTLLEWFQHAAEYPELYHLMLGRSGMRPFAVQLRNILEQLMNLDLERADIPLRMSGVPVSVLNRFLTSAYMGVLEWWLDRRSLHSPEDMARWLGTLTSMLGNPPPVTPSHAPRRG; this is encoded by the coding sequence GTGGATCCGCGTGTCCAACGCAGCCGCGCCATGCTCCGCGATGCGCTCCTCGGGTTGATTCGTGAGCGGGGCTTCGACGCCATCAGCGTGCAGGACATCACCGAGCGCGCCCAGCTCAACCGCAGCACCTTCTACCTGCACTACCGCGACAAGGACGAGCTGCTCACCCAGGTCATGCGGGACATGATCCTCGAGCTCTCGCGGAGGAGTCATGCGCTGGGGGACTCACCGGATCGCCTCCATCGAACCCTGCTGGAGTGGTTCCAGCACGCGGCCGAGTACCCCGAGCTGTATCACCTCATGCTCGGCCGGAGCGGCATGCGCCCCTTCGCGGTCCAGCTGCGCAACATCCTCGAGCAGCTCATGAATCTCGACCTGGAGAGAGCTGACATCCCTCTCCGGATGTCGGGGGTGCCCGTCTCCGTCCTGAACCGCTTCTTGACCTCGGCCTACATGGGGGTGCTCGAGTGGTGGTTGGATCGCCGCTCGCTCCATTCTCCGGAGGACATGGCACGGTGGCTGGGGACCCTCACCTCCATGCTGGGGAACCCCCCACCGGTCACTCCGTCCCACGCGCCCCGGCGCGGGTAG